The nucleotide window AAAACGGTACCGTTATAGATCATATCCCTTCCGATCAACTTTTTAAAGTCGTCTCCCTGCTGGGTATCGAAAAACTGGGTAACAGCATTACCATAGGAAATAATCTGGTAAGTAAAAAAATCGGTCATAAAGGAATTATAAAAATTGCCGACCTTTTCTTTGAAGAAGACGACATTAACAAAATCGCACTGATTGCCCCCAATGCCAAAATAAATATTATACGCAACTATCAGGTAACAGAAAAACGCATGGTTTCTTTACCCGACGAAATACACGGTATCATTAAATGCGGAAATCCCAAATGCATTACGAATAATGAACCGATGAAAACCATTTTTTATGTGGTAAACAAAGATTCGGTAGAGGTAAAATGTAAATATTGTGAAAGAGCTGCTACAAAAGACGAAATAGAAATACGATAAAACCATATGAAACAAAACTGGAAGCCGGGGACCATGATATATCCTTTACCGGCCGTACTGATAAGTTG belongs to Coprobacter tertius and includes:
- the pyrI gene encoding aspartate carbamoyltransferase regulatory subunit, with amino-acid sequence MKANKKELEVAALENGTVIDHIPSDQLFKVVSLLGIEKLGNSITIGNNLVSKKIGHKGIIKIADLFFEEDDINKIALIAPNAKINIIRNYQVTEKRMVSLPDEIHGIIKCGNPKCITNNEPMKTIFYVVNKDSVEVKCKYCERAATKDEIEIR